A genomic stretch from Aminobacter aminovorans includes:
- the efp gene encoding elongation factor P: MAKINGNEIRPGNVIEHDGGLWVAVRTNHVKPGKGGAYNQVELKNLINGTKLNERFRSAETVEKVRLEQKDFSFLYEQGDALVFMDTASYEQLELLKDFVGDRAAFLQDGMMVTVELYDERPIGIALPDQVTLTITEADPVVKGQTAASSYKPAVLENGVRVLVPPFISSGERIIVDTNEITYVRRAD, encoded by the coding sequence ATGGCCAAGATCAACGGCAACGAAATCCGTCCCGGCAACGTCATCGAACATGACGGCGGCCTCTGGGTGGCGGTCAGGACCAATCACGTCAAGCCCGGCAAGGGCGGCGCCTACAACCAGGTCGAACTGAAGAACCTCATCAACGGCACCAAGCTCAACGAGCGTTTCCGCTCGGCTGAAACTGTCGAGAAGGTCCGCCTGGAGCAGAAGGACTTTTCGTTCCTTTACGAGCAGGGCGATGCCCTGGTGTTCATGGACACCGCCAGCTACGAGCAACTCGAACTGCTCAAGGATTTCGTCGGCGATCGCGCCGCTTTCCTGCAGGACGGCATGATGGTCACGGTCGAACTCTATGACGAGCGCCCGATCGGCATCGCGCTGCCAGACCAGGTGACGCTGACGATCACCGAAGCCGACCCGGTCGTGAAGGGCCAGACCGCCGCGTCGTCCTACAAGCCGGCAGTGCTGGAAAACGGCGTCCGCGTTCTGGTGCCGCCCTTCATTTCGTCGGGCGAGCGCATCATCGTCGACACCAACGAGATCACCTACGTCCGCCGCGCGGATTGA
- the trhA gene encoding PAQR family membrane homeostasis protein TrhA — translation MTDNHRKPETAVPFVGRYSHSRAELIADGVVHAVGIVLAVAAGAVLLSVSAFHTAAGEYLAAVVFVVALLTVLSVSCAYNLLPVSPAKWVLRRFDHAGIYLLIAATYTPFLVQLEDRVTAGWMAGIVWSAAAAGMAIKLFLPGRLDRLAIAFYLAMGWSGVVILRPLIATLPSATLWLLFAGGMVYSCGVIFYAWQRLRFQSAVWHGFVVTGAGLHVAAMIDLLVVARL, via the coding sequence ATGACGGACAATCACCGCAAGCCTGAGACTGCCGTGCCCTTCGTTGGGCGCTACAGCCATTCGCGTGCCGAACTGATCGCCGATGGCGTTGTCCATGCGGTCGGCATCGTGCTTGCAGTCGCCGCCGGTGCCGTGCTGCTTTCGGTCTCCGCCTTCCATACCGCCGCCGGCGAGTATCTCGCCGCAGTCGTCTTCGTCGTCGCTTTGCTCACCGTGCTGTCGGTGTCGTGCGCCTACAATCTGTTGCCGGTGTCGCCGGCCAAGTGGGTGCTGCGCCGATTCGATCATGCCGGCATCTACCTTTTGATCGCCGCCACCTACACGCCATTCCTCGTCCAGCTCGAAGACCGTGTCACAGCAGGCTGGATGGCCGGCATCGTCTGGTCGGCGGCGGCAGCCGGCATGGCGATCAAGCTGTTCCTGCCCGGCCGGCTCGATCGGCTGGCGATCGCCTTCTATCTCGCCATGGGTTGGAGCGGCGTCGTCATCCTGCGGCCGCTGATCGCCACCTTGCCGAGTGCTACGCTGTGGCTGCTGTTTGCCGGCGGCATGGTCTATTCCTGCGGCGTGATCTTCTATGCCTGGCAGCGGCTGCGCTTCCAGAGTGCCGTCTGGCACGGCTTCGTCGTCACCGGTGCCGGGTTGCATGTGGCAGCCATGATCGACCTTCTAGTGGTGGCAAGGCTCTGA
- a CDS encoding sulfite exporter TauE/SafE family protein — protein sequence MTELLLDPWFYAAAIPAVILVGLSKGGFGGAVGFVGVPLMALVISPVQAAAILLPILILMDVVSLWTWRGVFDRTILWQMLPGSIIGIVIGWAMASVVTADNVRFIVGAIAFIFVARWIYTSLRHGADHKTEPNGIAGAFWGSIAGFTSFVAHVGGPPFQVYTLPLRMDPKVLTGTSVIFFAVTNAIKLVPYFALGQFDTANLTASLALMPLAPLATLAGAWLVRRMRPEIFYPFTYATVAIVALKLLYDGVADVM from the coding sequence ATGACCGAACTTCTTCTCGACCCATGGTTTTATGCGGCGGCCATTCCTGCCGTGATTCTCGTCGGCCTGTCGAAAGGCGGCTTTGGCGGTGCCGTCGGCTTCGTCGGCGTACCGCTGATGGCGCTGGTGATCTCGCCGGTGCAGGCAGCCGCGATCCTGCTGCCCATTCTCATCCTGATGGACGTGGTGTCGCTGTGGACCTGGCGCGGCGTCTTCGACCGGACAATCCTGTGGCAGATGCTGCCCGGGTCGATCATTGGCATCGTCATCGGCTGGGCGATGGCCTCCGTGGTGACGGCCGACAATGTGCGCTTCATCGTCGGCGCCATCGCCTTCATCTTCGTGGCGCGCTGGATCTACACCAGCCTGCGCCACGGCGCCGACCACAAGACCGAGCCTAACGGCATCGCCGGCGCCTTCTGGGGATCGATCGCCGGCTTCACCAGCTTCGTCGCCCATGTCGGCGGCCCGCCCTTCCAGGTCTACACCTTGCCTCTCAGAATGGATCCGAAGGTTCTGACCGGCACCAGCGTCATCTTCTTCGCCGTCACCAACGCCATCAAGCTGGTTCCCTATTTCGCGCTCGGCCAGTTCGACACCGCCAACCTGACCGCCTCGCTGGCGCTGATGCCGCTGGCGCCGCTGGCGACGCTGGCCGGCGCCTGGCTGGTCAGGCGGATGCGGCCGGAAATCTTCTACCCCTTCACCTACGCGACGGTGGCAATCGTCGCGCTGAAGCTGCTTTATGACGGGGTCGCCGACGTTATGTGA
- a CDS encoding acyl-CoA synthetase, with amino-acid sequence MGKYEEHLDKTPANHQPLTPLSFLERAAKTFPDHVAIIHGDQRTSYRQWWDRSLKLASALAAKGIGKGDTVTVMLSNTPPMLEAHFGVPMTKAVLHSLNTRLDAAIIAFQLDHAETKLLIVDREFSAVVKEALALATVKPLVIDYDDPCYPDDAPYPKGDRIGSLDYETFVATGDQPYAWSMPDDEWDAISLNYTSGTTGNPKGVVYHHRGAALMAYTNTIHAGMAKHAVYLWTLPMFHCNGWCFPWTLAVQAGTHVCLRWVRARQMYDAIADHGVTHLCGAPIVMSILINARDEDKRAFPQLVTFNTAAAPPPEAVLSGMADAGFAVTHLYGLTETYGPAVVNEWHSEWDELDKGPRTAKKARQGVRYAALEELTVMDPETMQRTPADGETIGEVMFRGNIVMKGYLKNRKATDEAFAGGWFHSGDLGVMHPDGYIQIKDRSKDIIISGGENISSIEVEDALYKHPSVASCGVVAKSDDKWGEVPIAYVELKPGKPATEAEIIEHCRALLARFKVPKAVIFAEIPKTSTGKIQKFRLRDMAKG; translated from the coding sequence ATGGGCAAATACGAGGAACACCTCGACAAGACCCCCGCCAACCACCAGCCGCTGACGCCGCTGAGCTTTCTTGAACGCGCTGCCAAGACGTTTCCCGACCACGTCGCCATCATCCATGGCGACCAGCGCACGAGCTACCGCCAATGGTGGGACCGGTCACTGAAACTTGCCTCGGCGCTCGCGGCCAAGGGCATCGGCAAGGGCGACACGGTGACGGTGATGCTTTCCAACACGCCGCCGATGCTGGAAGCGCATTTCGGCGTGCCGATGACCAAGGCGGTATTACATTCGCTGAACACCAGGCTCGACGCGGCGATCATCGCTTTCCAGCTCGACCACGCCGAGACGAAGCTCTTGATCGTCGACCGCGAGTTCTCCGCCGTGGTCAAGGAGGCGCTGGCGCTGGCTACCGTGAAGCCGCTGGTCATCGACTATGACGATCCCTGTTATCCCGACGACGCCCCCTACCCCAAGGGTGACCGTATCGGCAGCCTTGACTACGAAACCTTCGTCGCAACCGGCGATCAGCCCTATGCGTGGTCTATGCCCGACGACGAATGGGACGCGATCTCGCTCAACTACACATCGGGCACGACCGGCAACCCCAAGGGCGTGGTCTACCATCATCGCGGTGCGGCGCTGATGGCCTACACCAACACCATTCATGCCGGCATGGCCAAGCACGCCGTCTATCTCTGGACGTTGCCGATGTTCCACTGCAACGGCTGGTGCTTTCCATGGACGCTTGCCGTGCAGGCCGGCACCCACGTCTGCCTGCGCTGGGTGCGCGCCAGGCAGATGTATGACGCCATCGCAGATCATGGCGTGACCCACCTGTGCGGGGCGCCGATCGTCATGTCGATCCTGATCAATGCCCGCGACGAGGACAAGCGCGCGTTCCCCCAACTCGTCACCTTCAACACCGCCGCCGCCCCGCCGCCGGAAGCCGTGCTTTCGGGCATGGCCGACGCCGGCTTCGCCGTCACCCATCTCTATGGCCTGACCGAGACCTATGGACCGGCCGTCGTCAACGAATGGCACAGCGAATGGGACGAGCTCGACAAAGGGCCGCGCACGGCGAAGAAGGCCAGGCAGGGCGTGCGTTACGCGGCGCTCGAAGAGCTGACCGTGATGGATCCCGAGACGATGCAAAGGACGCCCGCCGACGGTGAGACCATCGGCGAGGTGATGTTCCGCGGCAATATCGTCATGAAGGGCTATCTCAAGAACAGGAAGGCGACCGACGAAGCCTTTGCCGGCGGCTGGTTCCATTCCGGCGACCTCGGCGTGATGCATCCGGACGGCTACATCCAGATCAAGGACCGCTCCAAAGACATCATCATTTCCGGTGGCGAGAACATCTCATCGATCGAGGTCGAGGACGCGCTCTACAAGCACCCCTCGGTCGCATCATGCGGTGTGGTGGCAAAGTCTGACGATAAATGGGGCGAAGTCCCCATTGCCTATGTCGAGCTGAAGCCAGGCAAGCCAGCCACGGAAGCCGAGATCATCGAGCACTGCCGCGCGCTGCTTGCGCGCTTCAAGGTGCCTAAAGCCGTGATCTTCGCCGAAATCCCCAAGACCTCGACCGGAAAGATACAGAAATTCCGGCTGCGCGACATGGCCAAGGGATAA
- a CDS encoding tetratricopeptide repeat protein: protein MDRSRLLAALLCLGFGLEPAIAVESAPITPSDQGAVPSLGKSLDLIDPNRFGPAPMPLDAAPMPVVDPVPAPQTPDLGANPAAKTTDGIDPNRFGGKHSDEAYGAFQRGLYKTAYNLGITRAEAGDAAAQTLVAEILSRGLGVARNDGEAAKWYERAAEQGIPEAQFQYALLLLDGRYVSRDDKAANALMQAAAEAGNRFAQFNYAQMLVQREPGGKGLEKAVPYYERAAATGLPDAQYAMAQVYANGVGGKRRDDNQARLLLVRAARQNYDSAQFDLGLWMADGRGGARDLKSAFGWMKLAADGGNVAAQNRLAKFYMGGIGVDPDPILAGAWYINARRAGLNDPEMDDFLRGLTDAEMKQALERANRLR, encoded by the coding sequence ATGGACCGTTCGCGTCTTCTTGCAGCTTTGCTGTGCCTGGGCTTTGGGCTCGAGCCCGCGATTGCCGTCGAGAGTGCGCCGATCACGCCGTCCGACCAGGGGGCCGTTCCTTCGCTCGGCAAGTCGCTCGATCTGATCGATCCCAACCGGTTCGGGCCAGCCCCTATGCCGCTCGATGCAGCCCCCATGCCGGTCGTCGACCCTGTGCCGGCACCTCAAACTCCCGATCTTGGCGCCAACCCGGCGGCCAAGACGACTGACGGTATCGACCCCAACCGTTTCGGCGGCAAGCATTCGGATGAGGCCTATGGCGCCTTCCAGCGCGGTCTCTACAAGACGGCCTACAACCTCGGCATCACGCGCGCCGAAGCGGGCGATGCGGCCGCGCAGACGCTGGTGGCCGAGATCCTGTCACGCGGCCTGGGCGTTGCGCGCAATGATGGCGAGGCGGCCAAATGGTATGAGCGCGCCGCCGAACAGGGCATTCCCGAGGCCCAGTTCCAATATGCGCTGTTGCTGCTCGACGGGCGTTACGTCAGCCGCGACGACAAAGCGGCCAACGCTCTGATGCAGGCGGCGGCCGAGGCCGGCAACCGTTTTGCCCAGTTCAACTATGCCCAGATGCTGGTGCAGCGCGAACCGGGCGGCAAGGGCCTCGAAAAGGCCGTGCCCTACTACGAGCGGGCGGCGGCCACCGGATTGCCCGATGCCCAATACGCCATGGCCCAGGTCTACGCCAATGGCGTCGGCGGCAAACGCCGCGACGACAACCAGGCGCGGCTGCTGCTCGTCCGCGCCGCCAGGCAGAATTATGACTCGGCGCAGTTCGATCTCGGGCTGTGGATGGCCGACGGCCGCGGCGGCGCCCGCGACCTGAAATCCGCCTTCGGCTGGATGAAGCTCGCCGCCGATGGCGGCAATGTCGCGGCACAGAACCGGCTCGCCAAATTCTACATGGGCGGCATCGGCGTCGATCCCGATCCCATTCTGGCCGGGGCATGGTACATCAATGCCCGCCGGGCCGGGCTCAACGATCCCGAGATGGACGACTTCCTGCGCGGCCTGACCGACGCAGAGATGAAGCAGGCGCTGGAGCGCGCCAACCGTCTGCGCTGA
- a CDS encoding thiamine phosphate synthase: MNPTTPPNRCRIVLIAPPTVAPQHVDAALSGGDVASLILPGEGIDEASFQSFAEKVATAARAAGVAVVIAGDTRVAGRVHADGIHVEGKKAELAEAVETYQERMMVGAGGAKTRDDALELGEERPDYIFFGRFGYDNKPEPHSRNLSLGQWWSEMIEIPCIVMAGSDIASVETVAATGVEFVAISSAVFGEGIDPREAVARANALLDETAPRFEE; encoded by the coding sequence ATGAACCCAACCACGCCACCCAATCGCTGCCGCATCGTGCTGATCGCGCCACCCACGGTGGCCCCGCAACATGTCGACGCGGCGCTGTCAGGTGGCGACGTCGCGTCGCTGATACTGCCCGGCGAGGGCATTGATGAGGCCTCTTTCCAGAGCTTCGCCGAAAAGGTCGCGACTGCGGCGCGCGCGGCCGGCGTTGCCGTGGTCATTGCCGGCGACACCCGCGTTGCCGGGCGTGTCCATGCCGACGGCATCCATGTCGAGGGCAAGAAAGCCGAACTGGCCGAGGCCGTCGAGACCTATCAGGAACGCATGATGGTCGGCGCCGGCGGCGCCAAGACGCGCGACGATGCGCTGGAACTCGGCGAGGAGCGGCCCGACTACATTTTCTTTGGCCGCTTCGGCTATGACAACAAGCCCGAGCCGCATTCGCGCAACCTGTCGCTCGGCCAGTGGTGGAGCGAGATGATCGAGATCCCCTGCATCGTCATGGCCGGCTCGGATATCGCTTCGGTGGAGACGGTGGCGGCAACCGGCGTCGAATTCGTTGCCATTTCGTCGGCGGTGTTCGGCGAAGGCATCGACCCGCGCGAGGCGGTGGCCCGCGCCAACGCGCTGCTCGACGAGACTGCGCCGCGTTTCGAGGAGTAG
- a CDS encoding MotA/TolQ/ExbB proton channel family protein produces the protein MALLKSLGVGKGSDVLSYDPHRLSSPQVFLLTMIIFLAIVAFIAAILTRQISTAFGTNPGLNGLILGVLVVGIGLAFVQVGRLFREVRWVNSFRAGSEATEPVLLAPMKAMLGRSASMAFSTSSMRTMLDSIATRLDESRDVSRYLVGLLVFLGLLGTFWGLLGTIGSIGETIQSLDPGSGDASAVLEALKAGLAAPLQGMGTAFSSSLFGLSGSLVLGFLDLQAGRAQTRFYTELENWLSSVTDLSSDMVVADAKNGSSDEIRVLSERLRNMQEQGGSNPRVAAAMANLADGISGLVKNMRSEQQIMRDWVEAQSDEQKAMRNTLEKIADALKKEGVH, from the coding sequence ATGGCATTGTTGAAATCTCTCGGGGTGGGCAAAGGCTCCGATGTGCTGAGCTACGACCCGCACCGCCTGTCTTCTCCGCAGGTGTTCCTGCTGACGATGATCATCTTCCTGGCGATCGTTGCCTTCATCGCGGCGATCCTGACGCGGCAGATCTCCACCGCCTTCGGCACCAATCCCGGCCTCAACGGCCTGATCCTCGGCGTGCTCGTCGTCGGCATCGGGCTGGCCTTCGTCCAGGTCGGCCGGCTGTTCCGCGAGGTGCGCTGGGTCAACTCATTCCGCGCCGGCTCCGAAGCCACCGAACCGGTGCTGCTGGCGCCGATGAAGGCGATGCTCGGACGTTCGGCCTCGATGGCGTTCTCGACGAGTTCGATGCGGACGATGCTCGATTCCATCGCCACGCGCCTCGACGAAAGCCGTGACGTCTCGCGCTACCTCGTCGGCCTGCTCGTCTTCCTCGGCCTGCTCGGCACGTTCTGGGGTCTGCTCGGCACCATCGGCTCGATCGGTGAAACCATCCAGTCGCTCGACCCCGGCTCGGGTGACGCCTCGGCAGTGCTCGAAGCGTTGAAGGCCGGCCTCGCCGCACCGCTGCAAGGTATGGGCACGGCGTTCTCGTCGTCGCTGTTCGGTCTGTCCGGCTCGCTGGTGCTCGGCTTTCTCGACCTCCAGGCCGGACGTGCCCAGACGCGCTTCTATACCGAGCTTGAAAACTGGCTGTCCTCGGTCACCGACCTGTCCTCCGACATGGTCGTTGCCGATGCCAAGAACGGCTCCTCCGACGAAATCCGCGTGCTGTCCGAGCGCCTGCGCAACATGCAGGAGCAGGGCGGCTCGAACCCGCGTGTCGCCGCCGCCATGGCCAACCTCGCCGACGGCATCTCCGGCCTCGTCAAGAACATGCGCAGCGAACAGCAGATCATGCGCGACTGGGTCGAGGCGCAGTCGGATGAACAGAAGGCGATGCGCAACACGCTCGAAAAGATCGCCGACGCCCTGAAGAAGGAAGGGGTGCACTAA
- a CDS encoding inositol monophosphatase family protein has translation MARSAILNVMVQAAMKAGRSLARDFGEVQNLQVSLKGPGDYVSQADRKAEDILFAELSKARAGYGFLMEERGVVEGEDDQHRWIVDPLDGTTNFLHGIPVFSISIALERQGQIVAAVVYNPAMDELYTAERGGGAFLNDRRLRVSGRTKLVDAVIGCGVPHLGRGHHGNFLLELRNVMGEVAGIRRLGSAALDLAYVAAGRMDGFWETALSPWDVAAGILLVREAGGFVSDDKGGQDMLDGGSIVAGNETIHRALIKTLKRPVTPR, from the coding sequence ATGGCGCGTTCAGCGATCCTAAATGTTATGGTGCAGGCCGCCATGAAGGCCGGCCGTTCGCTGGCGCGCGACTTCGGCGAGGTGCAGAACCTGCAGGTCTCGTTGAAGGGCCCGGGCGACTATGTCAGCCAGGCCGACCGCAAGGCCGAAGACATCCTGTTTGCCGAGCTGTCCAAGGCACGCGCCGGCTATGGCTTCCTGATGGAAGAGCGTGGCGTCGTTGAAGGCGAAGATGACCAGCATCGCTGGATCGTCGATCCGCTCGACGGCACCACCAACTTCCTGCACGGCATTCCGGTGTTCTCGATCTCGATCGCGCTGGAGCGCCAGGGTCAGATCGTCGCCGCGGTCGTCTATAACCCGGCGATGGACGAGCTCTATACCGCCGAGCGTGGCGGCGGCGCCTTCCTCAACGATCGTCGCCTGCGCGTCTCCGGCCGTACCAAGTTGGTGGATGCCGTCATCGGTTGCGGCGTGCCTCATCTCGGCCGTGGCCATCACGGCAACTTCCTGCTCGAGCTGCGCAACGTCATGGGCGAAGTGGCGGGCATCCGCCGCCTTGGCTCTGCCGCACTCGACCTGGCCTATGTCGCTGCCGGCCGCATGGACGGCTTCTGGGAAACCGCGCTGTCGCCCTGGGATGTCGCTGCCGGCATCCTGCTCGTGCGCGAAGCCGGCGGTTTCGTCTCCGACGACAAGGGCGGCCAGGACATGCTCGACGGCGGCTCGATCGTCGCCGGCAACGAGACCATCCATCGTGCGCTCATCAAGACGCTGAAGCGGCCAGTTACGCCGCGCTGA